ataataataatataaggaAGAAGGATTAGTTTGACTGATTAAACTCTACATTGTTTGGGGAGAGAAGTCGACCCTCGCCTCTGTAAATTCATAAACGGGAAAAAAACGTAAGTGGacataaatataaaaatatttacaaaCTGATAGCAGGTAAATGCAGTAAACATTTAATAGCAACTTAATGAAGAGTTCTACAGTAAATTAACTTCCTATATTTAGGGAACCCTTCTTACGTCAAGCGGTGTTGATAATGCCACGATTATCCACCTATATTTTCGTGGTACTCTGTTATCCCCTGTAACTGCATCcttattttgttgtatatattTTATACTTCCTCATAATGTGAAGATATCTTATAAGCAGCgtcgtccttttttttttttttttttttttacctttcttATACTTCTTCCTTATTCTAgtctttattctttttttttcagcCATGGAATTATATTTGATTCAATATGGTGGAGAATGGGATGTGGAACACACTTACAAGAATTTCTGTGTTGATGGTGTGTTTCTCGATACGGAGTGCGATTTTAATGGTATGAGTTCTGAAGTGAATAAGGTTCTCAAAGTTGACTCAACTATGACTACGATCGAAATAAAATATGCTGTGAAAGAGAATTATCCGCCGATGAAGATATATGATGACCGAACCTTGCTAATGTATACGGAACTGAGAAAAAAAAGTTCAAAATTCACTGATTTTCCTCTTTGTATATCAGTTTGTGATAATGCTCAAGGCGGTACAGATTCAAATCCGAATACTATGCAATCTAACTTGAATGTTATCCAGGATATGCCTGAGATTGACAACCTGGAAACTATTGAGTTGATCACTACTGGAAGTGGAGAGGATAGTGACGATGTGATATTTGCGGAAGATTCCATAATCGACGATAATTTTCATCTGAATGTGAGTGAAGAGCAActatacaaaaataaagaaacacTCAAAAATGTGATGAACATTAATTATGCCGTCCGAAATGATTTTCAGTTCAAAGTCATACGGTCAAGCACAACAAGGTAAAGTGCAGATTTTCTTACTTTATAAACcaattatattatgtatattactCATATAGATTCATATAACGTTGTTATGTGAAGTATAATAAAGTTGGTATAGGTAGAATATTATTCGTATATTTTTATTATACTCTTTATTATAGTATATACGTGGTATAATTTTAGTACACCCTTTGTTATAAAGTGTAAATACCTTTCATAAATTGATTATACCTTGTgtaataaatataatatatgtTGTATAATTTTATTATTAGTTGTATAATTAAATATACTCTGTATATACAGGTATTATATTGCATGTGTGGATGATCAGTGTGATTGGAGTTTAAAGTCATCAAGCCTTCATACATCAAAAATATTCAAGGTGAGGGAGTTTAATGATGTTCACGTATGCGGCAATGAAGCCAGATTATTTTCAAAAAGGAATGCTACATCGAACCTCATTGGAAAACTGATCACGCGTAAATGCGATGATCCCAAGTCAGTTTATACTCCTAGAGATATTTAGCGGGACATGAAAATTGAATTAGGAGTTGATTTGAACTACATCAAGGCTTGGAGGTCGAGAGAAAAGGCACTTGAATTATTGAGAGGTAAACCAAGCGATTCATATAAAAAACTTCCGAAATACTTCTATATGTTGACTCAATCAAATCCTGGATCAGTGGTAAATTTGGTAAAGTCAGAGGATGGACGATTCTTGTATGGTTATGTTGCATTGTACGGATCAATTAAAGGGTGGGAGTACTGCAGGCCTGTTTTAGTCGTTGATGGTAGTTTTCTGAAATCTACACACAGGGGGACCATATTAACAGCTTGTACGCAGGATGCAGCGGGTGAGTTGAGCTAAAAATCCGAAATCTATTGTTTAATGAATTAACATTATTCTTTTATTTATGGTATATTGAAGCAGCACAGTTACttgtattttttgtttttatgtAGTAGTTAAATAATATATCGTCTATATATTTATAATACCTTTTTTTGTATTCAGGTAAAATATTCCCGCTAGCGCATGCAATTGTTGATTCGGAGAATAATGAGTCATGGGAGTGGTTCTTCCAAAATGAAATTAGGGAGATCCAACCCAGTTGTCATCCATATCATCCGTAATGAAATTAGGGAGATCCAACCCAGTTGTCATCCATATCATCCGTAATGAAATTAGGGAGATCCAACCCAGTTTTCTCAATCGTTGTAGGATAAATATTCTTCACCTTCAACTAAGAAAATAATGTCTATCAACATACTAGAAAACATACCGAACTTTTagaaaattaaataaattaaattaacaCTTACATTTACATCTGACAGTACAGTTGTGACATCACTAGTGAAAGGATTGCTTATGACTTTCCAACTAAGTATTCGTGGGACCTTATCCTCAACCAACAGAGCAAACTCATTCGTGGCTCGAGGACAACATTCGTAAAATCATATTTGGAATGCGAGTAGAAGTCCTTCCAACCTAGAATATTGCTTTGAAATCTTACCCCGAAAAGCTTTTCTCAACGAAGTTAACGTCTCTTCAAATAACAATTTTCCCTAGGGATAATTTTCATATTTCCCGGATTCAACTACCTCAAATAAACCAGTCGAGATTTTGTTTTCAGGAAATAAGGAAAACAAAAATGTGTTTATAAAATATAGTATGGCAATCTTTACCGCATCTTGATCAGATGTCCAATTCTTGCCTTTAAAACAATCAATTATATCTTGACATTTAATCTTGCGCATCCCTGGAAAACATCTATTAACCAAGCTACACCTTTCATTAGCATCATACAACTTATGTGCAATCCCACTGCATTTTAGACCTGTTATCAAAGCAAACTCCCTAATACCAAAACGAAGCTTAGTACCATTCAACGATATCCAGAACTCATCTTTGTTCTCGTGAACCACCTCCCTCAGCAAAAGGAAGTGTACAAGTCGTAGTTGGACAGTTACTGGTTGTAAATTAACAAAGTATCCAAAACAAGTTTGTCTAAACAAATCAAATTGTTTCGGACTCAGCTTGTCCCTCATTATTTTAAATACATTAGTATTACTATTAACACCAAGCTTCAATTTTGAGTGATCATGTAGCTTCAATAAAAGTCCCACTCTGCAATTCAATAATATTAGTATAAGatattcatttatataaaaaatgaTAATGAAGCCATGATAATAGCAAAAAATAGCTCCACAACAAGAAGTTTACATTATATTAGATGACCTTTATGTATTGGTCTAAAGTGCAATAGCATAAGCAGCTTGACAACATCAAAAAATCTGGTATATTAGTATAAGCATATAACGATTTACAATTACAACTATACCACGTATAATAGTTATTCTTATAGGTATGTATAGATTATACCATGTATATTAGATATTATACCATGTATATTAGATATTATAATAGGTATGTATGAATTATACCATGCATATAATTTACTTAAATTCGAAATATTAGAAGTATAAAGTACACCAATCATAGTAATATATTGTTAAACATCTTATAACTATAGAAAAGTAAATTAtacaacatatatgtataatcaAGGATTGCGGAAGTCAAAAAAATACCTTCAACTCCTTATTTTGACCTTTTGTCTGCTCGACCTTTTTCCTTTTGAGGCTAACATCCTCGTTTGGTACATCCTGAACTTGTAcaactttttcctttttcttttcatcaaACTTTGTTGCCTCGTTATGATTCTTGTGTATCGAATTGACGTCCCCAATATTTGTGGATTCTTTGGACCTTTTGGAAGATACAACTAAAGTCTCCTCCCTTCGATCCACAACGACACTATGAGCATTGTTAGATTGAAAACTTTCCACATTTTGCATTTCCACAACTTTGGCGGGAGATTTTTGTGTGGGGGTCAACAAATTGAAATTGGGTTCTTCCACCGGTGCGAAAACTTCAACACTTTTAGAGGTGTAATCAACCTTCCATCCTCTGCCTAAAATCTTCACTGAATCTGAGCTTGGAACTGATTTCGTTTTCCCCATTGCTGTTGATGCTAAACCTGAAAACATACCAAAAAATCTACTATAAATTAAATTGCATGTCAACCCCCAAAATAAGAAAAGTTCCTTTTTGAATTGCACATACAAAATGTTCTTTTGAGCGtggaaaaaaaaatcagagaCCCAAATTAAACACACCGTgagaggctttttttttttttttttttttttctaaccttAAACTTTGGTTAAATCCTCTGTAAGTCTATCAATCGAGAAGGGACAATGAAGGAATGGAGGATGGGTAATAGGAGATGGAGGATATATATGTTGGGGAAGGTTGATACATAATAGATGTTTATCTTAAATCAGAAAATAAATGATGTATTTATCTCTTAAATAATGGATAAATGAAAATAAAGACTAAAGATATGACTCACTCCCTGATTTTGGGGATATTCCTATTCTTCACATACTTCTTTTAATGTGTTATATATGTAATAAACAGTGTTATTtttgtagaatatgaaaagttCTGCTATTTATGTTCTTATTTATGATATCGTGACTTCTCACGTAATTTTTCCTTCATAAACCCTTCAACACCCTTCCTTCACCAAAGCACCCGATAGACATTTCATTTATTGGGTGCCTGCTCActctttatatacattttcctaaATTTTCTACCTATATTCTACGTATCCGTGTCCAGGTCAATGGGTGCTCAAGCACCCAAATTTAATATGTAGATCCGTCAttggtttgaaatcatgagatgaaatgtaTATCAAAATGCTAATTTTATCTCATAATTTCAAATTATTGTTTCAAactgcatgtccaaacgcctacttaatctGATAGGCTCAGAGTTAAAACTTTACATATTCTATTAAAACCCAATCTGTCAAATATTGACTATTGAGACCTCATTGAAATCTGAAACAATGCATTTTAAAGGTTGTGAATGGGGCCATACATTTAACAAAAAACCCAAGCAAGTGTAGAGAATGTTAAGGTTTTGTCCTGATTTTTTTTATcatatttgagttttacttttctctgGAAGGAAAGTCAAAGTATAATCATAATCGTTTTACTTTTCCTGAAAGTTCAGAAAATATAATTCTCTTTCATATTTGGCTAGTTTTTTTCTTAGAGGAAAATATTTTGAAACTCTATAAATTGAAAAATCCTTCTCATACAACACAACATAGAAaaacatccacaatgtagtcctcAAACAAAGTCTTATTTATGAGGAGATTTTTCTCTCAATAGTTTTTATGATTttcttttatattagttttcacATGTAAGTCAATTTACCAAACTCATATTATATTATCAAAGTCTTTTTTATAGTTTTTCATTGTTGCTTGATTCATTATCATTCAAAGTTTATAATTATTAGCTTCTGCATGACGCCATGTTATTTTGATTCCAACGGAGAAAACATGATACCTGAAATGTGAATGGTCCCAACCCACAAGTGAAAAGCATTAAAAGGCAGAAGTGCAGCTTTTTGGCTTACACAGGTAATCTCGAAAATACTATTGAGAGTGAGGGCTTTTTGGTCAACTCACATCGACCTGAAGCTCCTCTATTCTCTCTTGttaatagtagtagtaatagtaTACTTCTGCTATATTTCGGACTTGCGGGCTTGACAAAATGTCCTTAGAGAGTCTGCGAGAGTGACAAGTGCAAAGGAGGACATATGACACATGTCAATTGACTTCTAAATATATCAGTAGTCCaaaccagtggcggagccacgtAGAGTCGAGGGGTTCATCCGAACTCACTCGGCGGATatttttataaggttaaaattattttttatgtatatataatagatgttaaATCTCCTTAGGCtttttcgtatgtttacttttttatattttgaaccccctcgacGGAAATCCTGTCTAAGCCACGGGTCCAAACGATCTTTTGAAATGGAAGTTCTTTCCCACAGGATCATTTTCTATCCATAACAACCGATGGAATCTGAGGCTGTTAAAATTAGAGTATTGTGGATCACAAATGTATATATGGAGCATCGCTCtcaaatgtacaaaatacttTACGCAACCGCCACTTGATTTCACAAAAGATAGAAACATAGCATTGTTAAGGATGTAAGGTTGGTTTATCAAATATGGGAGTAGGGTAGCAATGTCAGGGCTAAAGTAGGAATTTGGCCTGCAAGCCTTTTGCTAAACACTCAAGATTGGAGTCTGAAATAATGCAACTCAATTATGATGAGAGAGTACCATGGAATTTGTTCAGTAGGAGAGAGCAGTGAAAACAATAGAATTGAATAATATAAATAATTAACTGATAGCTTGTTCGGATGGTTGTTATCAATTGTATTGTATATCTTTAATACCCGTATTATGTTTATTTTGATTGTtatctaaattttattttatctttctgttaaatttatttaaaaaaatctcATTTCATACGACAGCTGATTTGATGTAATTGTAttgttattttcttttttcttattttgctTTTGCTTAttatataataattttattttattttttaccttattttttaataataattTCACTCCGTACCTACTTTTTTAATgaatataaatttatatttcaGATTTACTTATCTGCGAGATCCTCTGAGGATAAAGAAGTAGACAACGTATTCAAACATTATAGTACTatttattaattaaaataatattaGACAATGGAGTACGATAGATAGGTTGTGGAAATTTCTAACAAGCATCCAGACAAGCTGTGACGTCAATGATTATCAGCACGGGTGATGATGACTTTGCCAAGGTGACTACTGACTTTCGTTGCGTCTTTTCAGCCAAGGCATACATACATGAAAATAACAAAGGATAAAAAGCTTATCTCttcttagaaaaaaattaagtacAGTAATGGAAATCTGGTTTATCATCGTGGTCACTCTTTGCATCACTTTCTTCCTCAAATCTCTCTTTAATCCCATCTCTCCCAATTCCAAATCCAAGAAACTCCCACCAGGACCCTACAGTTTTCCAGTGATCAACACCTTATTATGGGCAGGAAGGTCTTTCGCCGACTTAGAACCACTGCTCCGTAACCTCAAAGCCAAATATGGTCCTCTCATAACCCTCAATATTGGGTCACGTAAGGCCATATTTGTAGCTAGCCACTCTTTAGCATACCAAGCTTTAGTCCAGCAAGGCTCTGTTTTCTCTGACAGGCCAAGAGCTACAATCCTCAACAGTAATCAGCGTAACATAAGTTCCTCCCCTTATGGCCCCACGTGGCGTCTTTTTCGTCGAAATCTGACGTCAGAAATACTCCATCCTTCGCGTGTCAAGTCATATTCTAAGGCCCGATCATGGGTGTTGGGTATCCTTCTTCAACAGCTTCGTAACGCACAAGTTGATTCTGTGAAGTTAATTGTTCATTTTCAGTATGCTATGTTCTGTCTTCTTGTCTTGATGTGTTTTGGGGACAAGGTTGAGGAAGCTGATATAAGAAAAATTGAAAGTATACAGCGTAGGTTGCTTCTAGGTTTTCGGCGATTCAATATACTCAATTTCTTTCCTAGAATTGGAAAGGTTGTTTTTAGGAATCGCTGGAAGGAACTTATTGAGCTAAGACAAGAGCAAGAGAATATCTTTGTTCCTTTGATTGAAGCTCGAAGCAGGGCCAAAGAACGAAAGAGTGAGTTGGAGGATGAATTAGTGGTGGCTTATGTGGATACGCTGTTGAATTTGGAATTGCCACAGGAAAAAAGGAACCTCAATAATGAAGAAATGGTTAGCCTCTGCAGTGAATTCCTAACCGCAGGAACTGATACGACGTCCACTGCCTTACAGTGGGTTATGGCCAATTTGGTCAAGAATCCTTCCATTCAGGAAAAACTATATCAAGAAATTGCAAGTGTAGTGCGAGAAAAGGAACAAAACAAGTTGACAGAAGAAGAGGTGGTGAAGGAGGAAGATTTGCAGAAGATGCCCTACTTGAAAGCAGTGATATTAGAAGGCCTAAGGAGGCACCCTCCTGGTCACTTTGTGCTGCCACACACGGTGACCGAGGAAGTAGAACTGAACGGCTATGTCGTCCCAAAGAATGCCACCATCAATTTCATGGTTGCTGACATGGGTTTAGACCCAAAGGTATGGGAGGATCCCTTGGAATTTAGGCCAGAGAGGTTCTTAGTGGAAGGATCAGATAAGGAAGGGTTTGATATAACAGGAAGTAGGGAGATCAAGATGATGCCATTCGGCGCAGGGAGGAGAATATGTCCTGGCCTTGCTTTGGCTCTGCTTCACTTAGAATACTTCGTGGCTAATTTGGTTTGGCATTTTCAATGGAAGGCTGTGGAAGGAGATGATGTTGATCTCTCCGAGAAGCTAGAATTCACCGTTGTGATGAAGAATCCATTAAGAGCTCGTATCTGCCCCAGAGTTAACTCTGTTTGAGTTTGGTAATTGGTTCTTTCTATTTGCATACTTCTCTGTTGATGATTAATGCCTTGCTGCAATATCAGCTTAATAGTTGGTACTGAATAGACCCAAAAGTCAAAGCTGGCTGTTTCGTGCTTATATCTTAGATCTCCATTTGGCTGATAGTTGTTCGATTTATCAAACCCTGTATCTTGTCGGTAAAGAAGTGATTGTTGTTTACTAGAACTATACTATGCCCTTATACCAATAAAAAATTATACTAGGCCCTTATCAATCGcttagaaaaatatatttttgtaCTTGTGAGATTACACCGGGTATATTGTCGTCGTTGTTGAGAAAAATTTTATACTCAtaaatgttatgatatgttaaaaATCACAAGTTTAAAAAGtcttataaccacacaaatgtcACGACATGTTCAAAATCATAAATTTAGAAGCTTTTCAATCTATAAACTTTATGCGAAGTTATAGTCTCTAAAGAATGCTAGTTCTTATTGTTCATATATTATGATTACTGCTATTAATAAGAGGGAATAAGCTCCTCTTCGTCGCCCCATTGGTGTGTTGGCAGTCAGATGAAAGTTGGGGATGTTTTACTCtttctattatatattttatcctgatatcttctgtattttctgttatGGAAGCAGAGGAAGCGTAAAGGTTGGCATTAACGGGTTCTTCCATTATGTTTCCTTTCACGTTCTTTTCACTTCCTTCTGCTGTCGCGGGTTTTCTACTCTCTCTTACGTATGCGCTTCTTCGTCGTTCTCTTGGTTGCTAATGCGGGACACAAATCGAGTCTTGTTTTTTTGTGTTGTGACCTATTCTTGTCGCCATGAAATGCCTATGTTTTGGTGTAGATTTCAAGTACGGGTCCTCAGCTTTGTGAATTATACCGACTATATCATGTTAACATTACTCTTCTGCTCCATAAAAGTTAGCACAAAACTCCTCAACGACTGAAGTCCACAAGAATGCTAAACTGGACCTTAACCAAGGAACTTAACAATGTGAACAATGGAGGTGTTGATTTTTGAACTCCTCCATATTTAGGAGATTCATGAAAAGGACCTTACTGTCTTATTTATACCAATGTTTTCTCATCTTCTCATGTTTAATATCATTATTTGTATGACAAAGATCTGGCAAAAAGGAATAAATTTACATGTACCATGTTTTCTCTAAGTTGTGTACTTTCTGTGGTAAACTTTCTGAATGAATCACCATATTTCTTCATGAGTAGACTAAGGTGTATTTTAGTAGGGAAAAGTACCAATATGCAGTTTAGAACTAGCTGATATTATCCTCCTTCCTTTTGTGTTTTTTCCCAACAATTTTGAACCGTGAAGGTTTTTTCTTTCTGATAAACATTAGAGCAGTTAAAGTGTTTCTGTTTGGTCAATCTACTGGTAGTTAATTTAGCCTGACAACGCCTGAGCACCCGCGGAATCACCATTTCTGGTTCGTCGTAGTCCAATCTATTAAGCTGTCAGCTGTCTTTTTCTCCCTTAGCATCTCTGGCTGACTGTAGAAGTGGTCTTTTGAGTATGACAACTCACCTAGATTCCTATGTAATAGTCGACCTCTGCAGTGATGCAGAAAGATGTGATTTATGAGTTTTCCCACTTAAAGATTACTGGTTAAGAGTGCAATTTCATGCTTACGAGTGAGACGACACAACTCTCTCATAGATATTTCAAGGAGTTCTACTAATGCCACAAGAGGCAATAACCTACATACTTGATCTGTAAAATATGCCGAGACAGACCGTCATTGAGGTCCAAAAAACTCTCTTGGTTTTTTGGTACTATCTCAAAATGACCTTTCGGTGTTACTTCCCAAGCAGGCTAGCCACATGATTCTGTTCCTCCCACCGTCTTTAGATATTTCCTTAGTCAAGATGGTATACCGGCATGGCTCTTTCTAGACTTTTTTGGGCTCCGGATGCTGGGTACTACAACATTCCCACCCATGCATCTTTTTTTCAGGTTTGAAGAAAAAGGGTTAGATGAGCACTAAAGGAGAAAAAGGTGGTTGGAGTGAAATATCATGTGGCTAGGAACATATAATCCCACTATACCTATTAAAAAAAGGGTGGGGAACATATGATCCCACTGCCTCTACTCCATGATAAAAATGAGAAAGAAATCTTATTAGATTTCTGTCTTTCGAAACATGATCTGCCCTTCGAAATGAAAGTAAACGACTTGATCAAATCTTAGTAGATTTGTAAAGGTGAAATAAAGAAATTGATTCAACTAAATATAAAGAATTCATCAAGTTGTGACTTAAACTTGGTTACACACACGCACACATAGATGTCAATACCTGCTCGTCATTACATAATGATGGATTTAATAatacgatacaataaaatttaCCTAACAACCAAAATAAACATTTTATTTAAAGTAACAATACGATACAAGGACTCAAACAAGCTGAGCTGAAATTGCAGTAAGGCATTAATCATCATTTCCCCTCTAGCTTCCAATGGGAAGGAAGTCCATCAACAGAGAAGTTGCAAACAAAAAGAACCAAATACCAATACCATATTCAAACAGAGTTACTCTCGGGTGGATATGAGCTTGTAGTGGGTCCTTCATCACAACGGTGAATTCTACCTTCTTTGAGAGATCAACATCATCTCCTTCCACAGCCTTCCATTGGAAATGCCAAATCAAATAAGCCACAAAGTATTCTGAGTGAAACATAGCCAATGCATAGCCAGGACAGATTCTCCTCCCTGCGCCGAATGGCATCATCTTGATCTCTCTACTTCCTTTTATATCAAAATCTGATCCTTCCGCTAAGAACCTCTCTGGCCTAAATTCCAAGGGATCCTCCCACACCTTTTGGTCTAAACCCATGTCAACAATCATGAAATTGATGGTTGCATTCTTTGGGACGATATAGCCGTTCAGTTCTACTTCCTCAGTCACTGTATGTGGAATCACAAAGTGGCCAGGAGGGTGCCTCCTGAGACCTTCCAATATCACTGCTTTCAAGTAGGGCATTTTCTGCAAATCTTCCTCCTTCACCACCTCCTCTTCTGTCAACTTCCTCTGTGTTTCTCCCATCATGCTGGCAATTTCTTGATATAGTTTATCTTGGGTTTTTGACCAAGTTGGCCATAACCCACTGTAAGGTAGTAGACGGGGTATCAGTTCCGGCCTTTAGGAATTCACTGCAAAGGCTAACTATTTCGCTATGATTGAGTTTCCTGTTTTCATCAAGCAATTCCAAATTCAACAGTGTATCCACATAAGCCGCCACTAATTCGTCCTCCAACTCAACATGCTCGGGCTTTTGTTCTTTGGCCCCGCTTTCGAGCTTCAATCAAAGGAATGAATATATTCTCTTGCTCTCGTCGTAGTTCAGTGAGTTCCTCCCAGCGACTTCTAAAAATTATCTTTCCAACTCTAGGAAAGTTATTGAGTATAGTGAATCGTCGCAGACCCCCGAGAAACCTGCGCTGTATATTTTCAATTTGTTTAATTTGAGCTTCCTCAAGCTTGTCCCCAAAGCACATCAAGACAAGAAGACAGAACATTGCATACTGAAAATGATCAATTAACCTCACGGAATCGACTTGTGAGTGACGGAGCTGTTGAAGGAGGATACCCAACACCCAAGATCGGGCCTTGGAATAGGACTTGATGCGAGAAGGGTGGAGTATTTCTGCTTCAGTTCTCGACGGAGAAGACGCCATATGGGGCCGTCTGGGGCGGAGTTGATGTTGCGCTGGTTACTGTTGATGATTGCACTGATGGGCTCAGCTCTTGGCCTGTCGGAGAAAACAGCGCCTTACTGGACTAAAGCTTGGTAGGCAAGGAGTTGCTGGCTACGAATATGGTGGAACGAGACCCAATATTGAGTGTGATGATAGGGCCATACTTAGCCTTGAGGTCACATAGGATGGGTTCCAAGTCAACGAGGGACCTTCCTGCCTTGCCCATAATAAGCTGCCAATCACCGGAAAACTGTAGGGCCCGGTGGGAGTTTCTTGCATTTGGAATTGGGAGAGATAAGGTTAAAGAGGGATTTGAGGAAGAAAGAGATGCAGAGAGTGAGGACTATGATAAACCAGATTTCCATTACTCTTTTGCCTTCCAATTGCACTACTATTATGAAGAAGTGATAAGCTTTTGGTCCTTTATCAATTTCTATGTACGTTTGTTTATAGAGCAACAGAGGACAATAATCTAAGATTCCGTGGCTAAAAAGTCGGACGAGGAAAATGTGGTGGAGAAAATTGACCAAAGTAGTCCTTAATGGTTGTAAAAAGTACACTCTTTTGGTTCAATATCCTAAAAAGTAACATTGGATCCCCTCAAAAGTTTTGTAAAATTCAATTTGAAGCTCAAGTGTGTATCTCTCGATGTTGGAGCAGGCGGTTAATTTGAAGCTTAAGTGTGTATCTCTCGATGGTGGAGCAGGCGGAGACAATAGGATTCATCATGTAATTAGAAACGACTTTCAATTTGCACGTTTCAATTGTTGCCTCTCTTTCTTGTGAGCATTAATTTGATGGCCACCAAGTGCTTGTGCGTTACCATATTCCATGCAACAGTATATTTTCGGCTATTTAAGGCTGGTGAGTCAGCAATAtcttgttctaatttttcttctCATATCACATGGAAGCCAAACACAACTTTAGACATCGGTTGATACTTGTTGCGTTACTAGGTTGCTTTGGAACTCTAGTTCTGCCATATACATctaagatcttttttttttccttttgaacAAATGAACCTCCATATAATTATGTAACGTCATGTATCAAATGCCAAAGGCATCAGCGgaacaaagaagaaaaatatacTTGTGTTGCTGCTCGGTTCGACAAAAAAGTATTGATCCGAAAAACAAAAATCTCAGCCTGTCAATGTAGATCCTATTTTACACTC
The nucleotide sequence above comes from Lycium barbarum isolate Lr01 chromosome 3, ASM1917538v2, whole genome shotgun sequence. Encoded proteins:
- the LOC132632239 gene encoding cytochrome P450 89A2-like translates to MEIWFIIVVTLCITFFLKSLFNPISPNSKSKKLPPGPYSFPVINTLLWAGRSFADLEPLLRNLKAKYGPLITLNIGSRKAIFVASHSLAYQALVQQGSVFSDRPRATILNSNQRNISSSPYGPTWRLFRRNLTSEILHPSRVKSYSKARSWVLGILLQQLRNAQVDSVKLIVHFQYAMFCLLVLMCFGDKVEEADIRKIESIQRRLLLGFRRFNILNFFPRIGKVVFRNRWKELIELRQEQENIFVPLIEARSRAKERKSELEDELVVAYVDTLLNLELPQEKRNLNNEEMVSLCSEFLTAGTDTTSTALQWVMANLVKNPSIQEKLYQEIASVVREKEQNKLTEEEVVKEEDLQKMPYLKAVILEGLRRHPPGHFVLPHTVTEEVELNGYVVPKNATINFMVADMGLDPKVWEDPLEFRPERFLVEGSDKEGFDITGSREIKMMPFGAGRRICPGLALALLHLEYFVANLVWHFQWKAVEGDDVDLSEKLEFTVVMKNPLRARICPRVNSV